The following coding sequences lie in one Alicyclobacillus curvatus genomic window:
- a CDS encoding DEAD/DEAH box helicase: protein MELAMLLEEWRRTPAFIEQVTAWDISPARIGRFRDVPDWIHEDLVSALHKKGIRQLYSHQADAVEANHRGQDVMVVTPTASGKTLCYNLPVLDAICKDPAARALYIFPTKALSQDQVAELHELSGGLTTQVQSYTYDGDTPMHARNKIREAGHIVVTNPDMLHAAVLPHHTKWLRLFENLRYIVIDEAHIYRGVFGSHVANVIRRLLRICEFYGSHPQFILSSATVANAGDLGRELIGREVQVVDESGAPEGERHTVLYNPPVFAPQLGLRRSSLMEARRISARLLREGISTINFVKTRTQVELLASYLKSDLPERMRHRVVGYRGGYLPNERRSIEQRLRNGDIQGVVSTNALELGVDIGSLTAAVTVGYPGTIASIRQQGGRAGRRKGLSLSLFIANASALDQYVVLHPDAILHQSPEAARVYPENLLILTDHLKCAAYELPFSADESFGVETTSELLDYLVEYRVLHKGGDGRYFWMSDALPSHGVSLRSAAQDNVLIVDQTDARAEIIGEMDRFSALTMLHEEAIYLHQSKVFQVERLDLDNGKAFVRAVDADYYTDAELAVRLRVLDTLDDKEEGLAHHQNGEVMVNAMATLFKKIKFDTHENLGWGKIHLPEAELHTVGYWISWPESALPFDNEAWETALSGAAHVLRHAASLHCMCAIPDMHVAVEVRDLLTGKPTLYLYDAYPGGVGLAERVFRTSAEVLQTASDMVVNCPCESGCPSCIGPQSQSSESKTQGQPKEWVARLLQSAIGLEA, encoded by the coding sequence GTGGAACTTGCCATGTTGTTGGAAGAATGGCGTCGAACGCCTGCATTCATAGAACAAGTCACAGCCTGGGACATCTCACCCGCGCGAATCGGGAGATTCAGAGACGTACCAGACTGGATTCATGAAGACTTGGTGTCAGCACTGCACAAAAAGGGAATTCGCCAGCTGTACAGTCATCAGGCTGATGCCGTCGAAGCCAATCACCGAGGACAGGACGTGATGGTCGTCACACCGACGGCGAGTGGCAAGACACTCTGTTACAATCTGCCTGTCCTCGACGCTATCTGCAAAGACCCTGCTGCAAGGGCGCTTTACATCTTCCCAACAAAGGCTCTCTCGCAGGACCAGGTCGCGGAACTGCACGAGCTCTCCGGCGGACTGACAACGCAGGTACAGTCTTACACCTATGATGGAGATACACCGATGCATGCGAGAAACAAGATTCGCGAGGCGGGCCACATCGTAGTTACGAACCCCGACATGCTGCATGCGGCAGTTTTACCCCATCATACGAAGTGGCTTCGCCTGTTCGAAAACTTGCGTTACATCGTCATCGACGAAGCACACATCTATCGGGGTGTCTTCGGCAGCCATGTGGCCAATGTGATTCGACGGTTGCTGCGTATCTGTGAGTTCTACGGGAGTCACCCGCAGTTTATCTTGTCGTCTGCCACTGTAGCAAATGCAGGCGACCTTGGGCGGGAGTTAATTGGCAGGGAGGTCCAGGTTGTCGACGAGTCCGGAGCACCGGAAGGAGAGCGTCACACAGTCCTTTACAACCCACCTGTCTTCGCGCCGCAACTGGGACTGCGCCGGTCTTCCTTAATGGAAGCGCGGCGCATCAGCGCCCGGTTACTCAGGGAAGGTATCTCCACCATCAATTTCGTGAAAACACGGACACAGGTTGAGTTACTTGCATCTTATCTGAAGTCCGACCTGCCGGAGCGAATGCGGCACAGGGTCGTTGGCTATCGCGGCGGGTACTTGCCGAATGAGCGCAGGTCCATTGAACAGCGTCTTAGAAATGGAGACATTCAGGGTGTTGTGAGTACCAATGCACTCGAACTCGGCGTCGATATCGGCTCTCTCACAGCCGCTGTCACAGTCGGCTATCCCGGGACCATCGCATCGATTCGACAGCAAGGCGGACGGGCGGGTCGTCGGAAAGGTTTGTCCCTGTCGCTTTTTATCGCCAACGCGTCAGCACTCGACCAGTATGTGGTTCTTCATCCGGATGCCATTTTGCACCAATCACCTGAAGCTGCCAGGGTGTACCCAGAGAACCTGCTAATACTGACGGATCACCTAAAATGTGCGGCCTACGAATTGCCGTTTTCCGCCGATGAATCGTTTGGCGTGGAGACGACATCAGAGTTGCTCGATTATCTCGTCGAATACCGCGTCTTGCACAAAGGCGGTGATGGACGGTATTTTTGGATGTCAGATGCTTTGCCAAGTCACGGTGTGTCGCTGCGCAGTGCTGCCCAGGACAACGTCTTAATTGTCGACCAGACTGACGCCCGGGCAGAAATCATTGGTGAGATGGACCGCTTCAGTGCGCTTACAATGCTTCACGAGGAAGCGATTTACCTCCATCAGTCAAAAGTCTTTCAGGTAGAAAGGCTGGACCTTGACAACGGCAAAGCTTTTGTCCGAGCTGTTGATGCGGATTACTACACGGACGCGGAGCTCGCTGTTCGCTTGCGAGTCCTTGACACGCTGGATGATAAGGAAGAGGGCTTGGCACATCACCAAAATGGCGAAGTGATGGTCAATGCGATGGCCACACTGTTCAAAAAAATTAAATTTGACACGCATGAAAACCTCGGTTGGGGGAAGATCCACCTCCCTGAGGCGGAGTTGCATACCGTTGGCTATTGGATCTCTTGGCCGGAGTCTGCTTTACCATTCGATAACGAGGCTTGGGAGACCGCCCTTTCCGGAGCTGCCCATGTGCTTCGGCATGCAGCGTCACTTCACTGCATGTGTGCCATACCAGACATGCACGTGGCGGTGGAGGTCAGAGACCTTCTGACAGGTAAACCGACGCTTTACCTGTACGATGCGTATCCAGGCGGTGTAGGTCTCGCAGAGCGCGTTTTTCGGACAAGCGCAGAGGTGCTTCAAACGGCATCAGACATGGTGGTGAATTGTCCGTGTGAGTCAGGTTGCCCGTCTTGCATCGGA
- a CDS encoding leucine--tRNA ligase: MEYQAQTLEKKWSERWKDSQSHVVKKDSKKPKYYALDMFPYPSGAGLHVGHWRGYTISDVWSRYKVLQGYEVLHPMGWDAFGLPAENAAIKLGIHPAVSTASNIANFKRQLQEIGAMYDWTREINTSDPEYYKWTQYFFVKMFERGLAYRKKMPINWCPSCKTGLANEEVIDGACERCGTEVTKKEMNQWMLKITAYADRLLYDLDKLNWPDKVKRMQSNWIGRSEGARIVFQVDGVERAEIEVFTTRPDTLYGATYMVLAPEHPLVERITSDDERAKVEEYVRETLKKSSVARQVVDKTKTGAFTGAYALHPLTGEKVPIWIADYVLMEYGTGAIMAVPAHDERDYEFACAFNLPIVEVVAPTDVVRESAEPSMDEHKRPELYVGPGVLVNSGPYNGLTVEEGKQAIVAALAEKGVGEKTVTYRMRDWVFARQRYWGEPIPIIYCDACGTLPVPVEDLPVQLPDVERYEPTGTGESPLAAIDSFVQTTCPKCGGHARRETDTMPQWAGSSWYFLRYPDPHNDNAPFSSEAVNDWLPVDMYIGGVEHAVLHLLYARFFTKVVHDLGLIDFDEPFQHLFNQGMLTLNGAKMSKSKGNVVNPDDIIEKHGVDALRMYELFVGPPEDDAEWNDNGLEGVSRFLGRLYRFFQQHVGHTSASRPELERLRHRFIAQLSERMETFRLNTAVSAFMEYLNALGTAANSGGIDRATLETVAVTLAPFAPHLGEELWSNLGNKTSVFQATWPTYDDQWLKDDEVEVAVQVNGKIRTKIVISSDATEEVAVAVAKDHPDVLPWLDGKAIAKAIYVPGRLVNLVVKG, translated from the coding sequence ATGGAATATCAGGCTCAAACCCTCGAGAAAAAGTGGAGTGAGCGTTGGAAAGACAGTCAGTCACATGTGGTCAAGAAGGACAGCAAGAAGCCGAAATACTACGCACTCGACATGTTCCCTTACCCGTCTGGGGCGGGCCTTCACGTCGGGCACTGGCGAGGGTACACGATTTCCGATGTGTGGAGCCGCTATAAGGTGTTGCAGGGTTATGAGGTTCTGCATCCTATGGGATGGGACGCATTTGGCCTGCCCGCAGAGAACGCGGCAATTAAACTTGGCATCCATCCTGCCGTCTCCACCGCTAGCAATATTGCCAATTTTAAGCGTCAGTTACAGGAAATCGGGGCGATGTACGACTGGACACGCGAGATCAATACAAGTGACCCTGAGTATTACAAGTGGACTCAGTACTTTTTCGTAAAGATGTTTGAACGCGGTTTGGCGTATCGCAAGAAGATGCCCATCAACTGGTGCCCGAGTTGCAAGACGGGCCTGGCAAACGAAGAAGTCATCGACGGCGCGTGCGAGCGTTGCGGTACAGAGGTTACAAAGAAAGAGATGAATCAGTGGATGCTGAAGATTACTGCATACGCTGACCGTCTCCTCTACGACCTGGATAAACTTAATTGGCCAGACAAGGTCAAGCGGATGCAGAGCAACTGGATTGGCCGAAGTGAAGGCGCCAGAATTGTGTTTCAAGTTGATGGGGTTGAACGGGCCGAGATTGAGGTCTTCACAACGCGCCCGGACACTTTGTACGGTGCCACCTACATGGTACTCGCCCCGGAACACCCACTTGTTGAACGGATTACATCGGACGATGAACGGGCAAAGGTTGAGGAGTATGTGCGTGAAACGTTAAAGAAGAGCTCTGTCGCCCGCCAGGTCGTGGACAAAACCAAAACTGGTGCGTTCACAGGCGCGTATGCCTTACACCCGCTGACAGGAGAAAAAGTACCCATCTGGATAGCTGATTACGTGTTAATGGAATACGGTACAGGTGCGATTATGGCTGTTCCTGCTCACGACGAACGCGACTATGAGTTTGCCTGTGCCTTCAATCTTCCGATTGTTGAAGTGGTGGCACCCACAGATGTAGTGCGTGAGTCAGCGGAACCATCGATGGACGAACATAAACGGCCCGAACTATATGTCGGACCGGGTGTACTCGTTAACTCTGGACCGTACAACGGGTTGACGGTGGAAGAAGGGAAACAGGCGATTGTCGCCGCTTTGGCAGAGAAAGGCGTCGGCGAGAAGACGGTCACCTATCGGATGCGAGACTGGGTGTTTGCGAGGCAGAGATACTGGGGTGAACCAATCCCTATCATCTACTGTGATGCATGTGGAACGCTGCCTGTACCGGTTGAGGACCTCCCTGTGCAGTTACCGGACGTCGAAAGATATGAACCTACAGGGACTGGGGAGTCGCCTCTGGCAGCGATTGATTCGTTTGTTCAGACGACTTGTCCGAAGTGCGGTGGTCATGCCAGACGGGAAACGGACACGATGCCGCAATGGGCAGGGTCGAGTTGGTATTTCTTACGCTACCCTGACCCGCACAACGACAACGCGCCGTTTTCGTCGGAGGCTGTCAATGATTGGCTCCCCGTCGACATGTATATTGGCGGGGTTGAACATGCGGTATTACATCTACTTTACGCTCGTTTCTTCACAAAAGTCGTTCACGACTTGGGTCTGATTGATTTCGATGAACCGTTTCAGCATCTGTTTAATCAGGGTATGCTGACTTTGAACGGGGCGAAAATGAGCAAATCAAAGGGGAACGTCGTGAACCCGGACGATATCATCGAGAAACACGGTGTCGACGCGTTGCGTATGTATGAGCTCTTTGTCGGCCCACCGGAGGACGATGCGGAATGGAACGACAACGGGCTTGAGGGCGTAAGCCGATTCTTAGGTCGTCTGTACCGCTTCTTCCAGCAACATGTTGGCCACACGTCAGCGAGCCGTCCAGAGCTCGAACGGCTTCGTCATCGCTTTATCGCTCAGTTGTCTGAACGGATGGAGACCTTCCGTCTCAATACCGCGGTCAGCGCCTTCATGGAGTACCTGAATGCGCTCGGCACAGCAGCGAATAGTGGCGGGATTGACCGAGCGACTTTGGAGACCGTGGCGGTGACGCTTGCTCCATTTGCGCCGCATCTTGGAGAAGAACTGTGGTCTAACCTCGGGAATAAAACGTCAGTCTTTCAGGCAACATGGCCAACTTACGACGACCAGTGGTTAAAGGACGATGAGGTCGAAGTAGCCGTTCAGGTCAATGGCAAAATCAGAACGAAAATTGTCATTTCTTCCGACGCGACAGAGGAAGTTGCCGTTGCTGTGGCGAAAGATCATCCTGATGTCCTCCCGTGGCTGGACGGAAAGGCTATTGCCAAGGCGATTTACGTACCGGGACGCTTGGTGAACCTTGTAGTCAAGGGATAG
- a CDS encoding Bax inhibitor-1 family protein has product METYALTRNSVFARVFFGLAVSLVFAFAGVYAGQYVPPAVIGILMIVELLMIMGAMFLQRRRHMGMTFVYVFTFVSGVTLYPILARYAVLLGPATLLKAIGVSAIAFIVAAMVASRTSFDFSFLGGFLFIGLIGIVVMGLVSMFIGFSTMAGLVYSLLGIAVFIGYVLFDVNRMAHNGLSETMVPWMVLSLYLDFINLLLFVLQLLGILGGQSRR; this is encoded by the coding sequence ATGGAAACGTATGCACTGACTAGAAACAGCGTCTTCGCACGGGTGTTTTTTGGTCTCGCTGTCAGTCTTGTGTTTGCATTTGCTGGGGTTTACGCAGGACAATACGTCCCCCCGGCGGTTATCGGGATTTTGATGATTGTCGAATTGTTGATGATAATGGGTGCGATGTTCCTGCAACGCCGACGTCATATGGGAATGACGTTTGTGTACGTGTTCACATTTGTGTCCGGTGTGACCCTGTACCCGATTCTCGCGCGTTACGCGGTACTGCTTGGCCCCGCAACCTTGCTCAAGGCCATTGGCGTTAGCGCCATCGCGTTCATCGTCGCAGCTATGGTTGCATCGAGGACGTCTTTTGACTTTTCATTCCTCGGTGGTTTTCTTTTCATCGGATTGATTGGCATTGTTGTGATGGGTCTCGTCTCGATGTTCATCGGGTTCTCGACGATGGCGGGCCTTGTCTACTCACTGCTCGGTATCGCGGTGTTCATTGGATATGTCCTGTTCGATGTCAATCGCATGGCTCATAACGGTCTCAGCGAGACCATGGTGCCGTGGATGGTTTTGTCCCTATATCTGGATTTCATTAACTTGCTGCTTTTTGTTCTCCAACTTCTCGGCATTCTAGGCGGGCAGTCGAGACGTTAG
- a CDS encoding DUF402 domain-containing protein — MELVSKHGDERPHRKWLDVECTPDPWSFFIPSASPVEEANGMRWSSSYPVIAMFWPGVFYQVFVLLKPATTEYYCNVIVPLVYYPAVKKIEFIDLELDVYVSDKGVEPRDVEEFEAVRKGYPLAWVEGARNAFDELQSLGRARSGPFSAGTARAWRDFAQKRT; from the coding sequence GTGGAACTAGTCAGTAAGCATGGTGATGAACGTCCACACAGGAAATGGCTGGACGTTGAGTGTACTCCCGACCCGTGGAGCTTCTTCATTCCATCGGCGTCTCCCGTTGAAGAGGCAAACGGCATGCGATGGTCCAGTTCCTACCCCGTGATTGCCATGTTTTGGCCCGGTGTGTTCTACCAGGTTTTCGTACTCCTCAAACCTGCCACCACCGAATATTACTGCAATGTCATTGTGCCTCTCGTGTATTATCCAGCGGTGAAGAAGATTGAGTTTATCGATTTGGAATTGGACGTGTACGTCAGCGATAAAGGGGTAGAACCAAGAGACGTAGAGGAGTTCGAGGCTGTGAGGAAAGGCTATCCTTTGGCCTGGGTTGAGGGTGCTAGAAATGCGTTTGACGAATTGCAGAGCTTGGGTAGGGCCAGGAGCGGGCCGTTTTCAGCGGGTACTGCTAGGGCATGGCGTGACTTCGCACAGAAACGGACATGA
- the ytvI gene encoding sporulation integral membrane protein YtvI gives MTQYTHQKNVRQYFWRAVEVTALLVLVALICIVFVATLRYTLPFVIGGLIAILLLPLVRGLERQKVGRTQAVITVLVGVIAVMAIASVFVLVAVTREAAMWLKNLPEYFTVLQVWVEHQIGVGKTVFGQLPPDVASSIQSSFANSITTARNLITGLTKTLINSVRNMPESLFVVVIAVITAFFMLLNRDRMYNNFLKTLPPGWAPKVRVVSRDMMRAFAGTIRVQVLLMIMSAVLGILGMWILRIHYAVILGLVFGLTGMIPILGSALLTVPWAIGALLIGDVTLAIKILLLQLVISLIRHMIEPKILADNVGLDTLSTLFGLYVGMKLFGVVGLFLGPIILIGIKSLFRIRLFVDLMPPDIDVSQLHSQVQEPAEEKTSSAKQSKDDEPVKGR, from the coding sequence ATGACGCAGTACACCCACCAAAAGAACGTCCGTCAGTATTTCTGGCGCGCAGTGGAAGTTACGGCATTGCTTGTCTTGGTGGCGCTGATTTGTATTGTGTTTGTTGCGACACTTCGTTACACTTTGCCATTTGTAATCGGCGGCCTAATCGCCATTTTGCTGCTCCCGCTCGTTCGTGGTCTTGAACGCCAGAAAGTAGGGCGGACACAGGCGGTCATTACAGTTTTAGTGGGTGTAATTGCGGTTATGGCGATAGCTTCTGTGTTTGTTCTCGTGGCGGTAACCCGTGAGGCCGCCATGTGGCTAAAGAATCTTCCTGAGTACTTCACTGTCTTGCAAGTTTGGGTTGAGCATCAGATTGGCGTCGGCAAGACCGTGTTTGGCCAACTGCCGCCAGATGTTGCAAGCAGTATCCAATCTTCCTTTGCAAATTCCATTACAACCGCGAGAAATCTCATAACGGGGTTGACGAAGACCCTCATCAACTCCGTTAGAAACATGCCGGAGTCCTTGTTTGTTGTTGTCATTGCGGTGATTACCGCGTTCTTCATGTTGCTCAATCGAGACCGGATGTACAACAACTTCCTGAAGACATTGCCTCCTGGCTGGGCTCCGAAGGTGCGTGTTGTCAGTCGCGATATGATGAGAGCATTTGCCGGAACCATCCGTGTCCAGGTGTTGCTCATGATTATGTCGGCGGTTCTGGGTATCCTTGGCATGTGGATTCTACGTATCCATTACGCCGTCATACTGGGCTTGGTCTTTGGTTTGACAGGTATGATCCCGATTCTTGGCTCTGCGCTCCTCACCGTCCCATGGGCGATAGGGGCGCTGTTAATCGGTGACGTCACGCTCGCCATCAAGATTCTCCTTCTGCAGCTTGTCATCTCGCTCATCCGGCACATGATTGAACCAAAGATATTGGCCGACAACGTGGGGCTCGATACCTTGTCGACACTGTTCGGTCTCTATGTTGGCATGAAACTGTTTGGTGTGGTGGGGCTGTTTTTAGGGCCGATTATTCTGATTGGTATTAAGTCACTCTTTCGTATTCGTCTGTTCGTAGACCTCATGCCGCCGGATATCGACGTTTCCCAGCTACACTCACAAGTGCAGGAACCCGCAGAGGAGAAGACGTCTTCGGCGAAGCAGTCAAAGGACGATGAACCAGTCAAGGGACGATGA
- the mutY gene encoding A/G-specific adenine glycosylase yields MTIKAVHKTSDANLLAAWYQAVHRKLPWRATRDPYAIWISETMLQQTRVETVIPYYEAFMSKYPTVSALAAADFEEVAKLWQGLGYYSRARNLHRAAQVVMAEFGGTMPSSETEIRGLPGIGPYTAGAVLSIAFDEPVPAVDGNVLRVMARFLGLEAPIESSKVKQEITAMVEQWLQLVTPSILTQAVMELGAMVCTPRSPDCPRCPLQQNCTAYRDGSQARLPVRKPKQAKRCVDVYALWYEQNGYLLMHRRPEAGLLAGMWELPALEYPAEPRTSGKLRVSHVESLDNIPDQVETDMLTLLQQLHDSEMVSQHSQRLNSFARIAEERHLFTHVDWRVQVLRPVGIKGFSVPGEAMQGEAKQGEIMQGEVMQGEVMHGEAMLGEAMLGEAKAPYDMGLPQSLDAWKIESEPEEDLGPQFRWVQIQELEKLVLPRVYEKLLSRILGDS; encoded by the coding sequence TTGACAATAAAGGCAGTTCACAAGACCAGCGATGCAAATTTGTTGGCAGCCTGGTATCAAGCAGTACATCGAAAGCTTCCGTGGAGGGCTACGCGAGATCCGTACGCAATTTGGATCAGCGAGACAATGCTTCAGCAAACGCGCGTCGAGACAGTGATTCCTTACTACGAGGCGTTTATGAGCAAGTACCCGACTGTTAGTGCGCTGGCGGCGGCTGACTTTGAAGAAGTGGCAAAGTTGTGGCAAGGGCTCGGGTACTACTCGCGAGCTCGTAATCTTCACCGTGCGGCACAGGTCGTGATGGCCGAATTTGGCGGGACGATGCCCAGTTCGGAAACGGAGATTCGAGGTCTGCCAGGAATTGGTCCATACACAGCAGGCGCAGTGCTGAGTATTGCGTTTGATGAGCCGGTTCCAGCGGTGGATGGGAATGTGCTCCGTGTGATGGCCCGATTCTTGGGACTTGAAGCACCCATTGAGTCTTCGAAGGTCAAACAAGAGATTACGGCAATGGTCGAACAATGGCTGCAGCTCGTGACACCTTCGATTCTGACGCAAGCCGTGATGGAACTTGGAGCGATGGTGTGTACACCGAGATCGCCAGATTGTCCTCGGTGTCCGCTTCAGCAGAACTGCACGGCATATAGAGATGGCTCTCAGGCTCGCCTGCCCGTAAGAAAACCAAAGCAGGCTAAACGGTGCGTTGACGTCTACGCGTTATGGTACGAACAGAACGGGTACCTATTGATGCATCGCCGACCAGAAGCCGGACTTCTGGCTGGAATGTGGGAGCTTCCGGCACTGGAATACCCTGCAGAACCCCGAACAAGCGGGAAGTTGCGGGTAAGCCACGTTGAAAGTCTCGACAATATTCCGGACCAAGTGGAAACGGATATGCTGACGTTGCTGCAGCAACTTCACGACAGTGAGATGGTTAGCCAGCACTCGCAAAGGCTCAATTCATTCGCGCGAATTGCAGAGGAGAGACACCTTTTCACGCACGTGGATTGGCGCGTACAGGTGTTGCGACCTGTTGGCATCAAGGGATTCAGCGTGCCTGGTGAAGCGATGCAGGGCGAAGCGAAGCAGGGCGAAATAATGCAGGGTGAAGTAATGCAGGGTGAAGTAATGCACGGTGAAGCGATGCTTGGCGAAGCGATGCTTGGCGAAGCAAAGGCTCCATACGACATGGGGTTGCCGCAATCCCTTGATGCGTGGAAAATAGAAAGTGAGCCAGAAGAGGACCTCGGTCCGCAGTTTCGATGGGTGCAAATACAGGAACTGGAGAAACTAGTTCTGCCGCGCGTCTATGAAAAATTGCTGAGCCGTATCCTTGGAGATTCCTAA
- a CDS encoding FadR family transcriptional regulator, giving the protein MTQYTATSEKLYVQIAKAIRERIEDGAHLPGDRLPPLAKLAEEYNCSRATVREALGTLRGQGLIEFRQGDGTYVRTASLDLWMEPLDAALLLGIGHIRELVELQIAVLAAIASRLAEMEDPKDALAQNLFQLECAVSNSEEAITAEINFYLKMADYAGNPLLENVVRVMQESFRSCLRLISGGEPLGLETCRAVFDAIVQHKGQFAREIMYTYGRAITRRLELERTGKLHAVAVPFLIDNGGTED; this is encoded by the coding sequence ATGACGCAATACACGGCGACGTCTGAAAAACTCTACGTCCAGATTGCCAAAGCGATTCGAGAGCGGATTGAAGACGGTGCCCACCTTCCGGGGGACCGTCTTCCGCCGCTTGCGAAATTGGCTGAAGAATACAACTGCAGCCGTGCGACGGTGCGCGAGGCTCTTGGGACGTTACGCGGCCAGGGGCTAATTGAGTTTCGGCAGGGCGATGGGACCTATGTCCGGACTGCATCGCTTGACCTGTGGATGGAGCCGCTGGACGCGGCTTTGTTGCTTGGTATTGGGCATATCCGTGAATTGGTGGAATTGCAAATCGCTGTCCTCGCCGCGATTGCAAGTCGGCTCGCAGAGATGGAAGACCCAAAAGATGCTCTGGCGCAAAACCTGTTTCAGCTGGAATGCGCAGTATCCAACTCGGAAGAGGCCATCACAGCAGAAATCAATTTTTACTTGAAAATGGCCGACTATGCAGGCAATCCGCTGCTCGAAAACGTGGTCCGTGTGATGCAAGAGTCATTTCGGAGTTGCCTTCGCTTAATCAGCGGCGGCGAACCACTCGGGCTTGAGACCTGTCGTGCGGTGTTTGATGCCATCGTACAGCATAAGGGCCAATTCGCTCGTGAAATCATGTACACGTACGGTCGAGCTATCACCCGCCGTCTTGAACTTGAACGTACGGGGAAGTTACACGCCGTTGCTGTTCCATTCTTAATTGACAACGGTGGGACTGAAGATTAG
- a CDS encoding RsfA family transcriptional regulator, which produces MQNAQKWVTRSDAWTLADDERLADLVLHHIRTGSTQLKAFEDAGNELGRTSAACGYRWNGVLRKDRKSEIEAAKQARKAAQKASSVTTRSAEYDSSAVTVTSAESMKEVIQFLQTYDEQYQSLRGRVQELEAEKSSLAQRIAELEQPSTPTVDATSVTPEQLEEDSRTLFAIMERARKLLDPGTPKIQSE; this is translated from the coding sequence TTGCAAAATGCACAAAAATGGGTAACACGTTCCGATGCCTGGACACTGGCAGATGATGAACGTCTGGCCGACCTTGTGTTACACCACATCCGGACTGGAAGCACGCAACTAAAAGCATTTGAAGATGCAGGAAATGAGTTGGGACGTACGTCGGCCGCTTGCGGGTACCGCTGGAACGGGGTGCTGCGCAAAGACCGCAAAAGTGAGATTGAAGCCGCAAAGCAGGCCCGAAAAGCTGCACAAAAAGCTAGTTCAGTGACAACGCGCTCTGCCGAGTATGACTCGTCTGCAGTAACAGTGACGTCTGCTGAGTCGATGAAAGAGGTCATTCAATTCTTACAGACCTATGATGAACAGTACCAGTCTCTACGTGGGCGTGTTCAAGAGTTGGAAGCGGAAAAGTCTAGTCTGGCACAGCGAATAGCGGAATTGGAACAACCCAGTACGCCGACGGTTGACGCGACATCCGTGACACCCGAACAACTTGAAGAGGATTCCCGCACGTTATTTGCCATCATGGAACGTGCTCGGAAACTACTCGACCCGGGGACTCCGAAGATTCAGTCTGAATAA
- a CDS encoding DUF5325 family protein: MSKTAKFVYLIVAVLAMAGLAVASLAMAENRAVLSVAMFVLSFAVIAVSFIMKAKIRARSTKPTPHHKREA; encoded by the coding sequence TTGAGTAAAACCGCGAAGTTCGTCTACTTGATTGTCGCTGTCCTCGCGATGGCTGGGTTAGCTGTTGCAAGCTTGGCTATGGCCGAAAATCGCGCGGTCCTGAGTGTGGCGATGTTCGTACTGTCGTTCGCAGTCATTGCCGTATCGTTTATCATGAAGGCCAAAATCCGTGCTCGCTCCACAAAGCCGACCCCTCATCACAAGCGGGAGGCTTGA